The Gasterosteus aculeatus chromosome 8, fGasAcu3.hap1.1, whole genome shotgun sequence genome has a window encoding:
- the cep350 gene encoding centrosome-associated protein 350 isoform X6: MREMRSSRRPEVSLKKSAQHLTDHNIGTELTNAWKGLSQSKAALRHIENRLEAAPGTGVVMDSVMDPPKKKSSRTVRCKDGQQADDPGGSSKRRGRCQQSPEKSSSRSPLRNATQDSNVRRNNSVEFREPLASYREVTPPPHPSSPLEAYSLQSVPGPSHPSSPPPSDPLLSQLVYQRDTRDKQTDGDLDSTRSSALESTEVRYLNDQPALDTLRTIGKQAHLTAVRVSAWEAQPGMDSQESSPCLAAARGSTHRTESTPSTSPGSASQRLENLRRHQPDDKLEKLKERIRRQRQHLEESAEREKLLGYLEQPVTAAVGSNNAGTSNMPTALIRKVAAAPPAPIYKGFNTTETKIRTADGRVWKEEDFHNLSSEIYRDLSRQFAESTISRQQQQQREQSADGSKERRPTKPVRKVHRAAPSSGVSTKPAISPASWREGQKLVKMVLGPVPRLPREEERSQPADRPSRTASRHASSSAPRAESNPRLCPNSTERPQRGFQSKSHSTNASTPSSADQGKAPGGAVTDLLSADIQGILDDLQLECRAAEREERSRQRSRGGSGGTRGRGGSGSRTRAPVSAWGSTATTGSYSRGCRSASPAARRSEAADAGQKKQHYDADTVRQYISRQQEQRKRRRAEEKRQQREEAESRNQRLQDLYRKQKEAAKTAALPGGAPVAPVQKRLQETYTKLLLEEAQLDREATGRQLAAPFSPMQRPMYQPSGESDKENKRLEAPQSPSSSDRSLNEQPPPPLSRNDLEIGVASLLQPDRLSPAGHPTTGPGSSGMAPFGDPLLSQLLRLETALAASDLKHTKRPATAPANRSTRIEALKATAASLSNRIESEARKLAGEGINYGIETSIDGDAIRPFQGNIADGCWAETAAPENDGVALRIQRILTSTGHSSYNGTALPGTGDLHAARREREEKGTHTVLTNPQTTAGLTPILNSYAHLKGRLVNGLDTVERVEQRAGCGLNDGKERSQTDLHNSSAGSISEGPLLSEGSFSEDDPSPPQPSHNRVPRSADRLMTVDRCTDQRRDYQRLSEFQREAAKCSALSSPGAQHDGGKAAWEELNKGSPLSVINIFTKNLHGHVAVSERNSPSARSLNSANGLVDAAVYEDDFVSSHSSGASGRLKRGSHSRSVNSHFEELMRRSPYEKSIGGINSYHSSFHSSIHSPHLSSGSTSGSSPFSKHSARKRGTASDQSDGTLVGEQRSPCSPPSEEFSSDSRKRGSDKSSTHSQTKSAASNDTTGEHSGLSQQSLGLDSRNSPAARPKQASPSGSPYSGSPPEAGSPSEPGWRSANYPNTGPTARNGRAEPKTTGELQYSPAVLQQRMAAELEYLESYEESVRHLGDVERVMGVSMAQQESISLAQMLKARQESHARDLYELKIKAEREALETQLQLEENRQRVARAHIELQDNLATNQKETLKGLQEATTKLMTQQAETARYTADTARHIKEMTELAQSQITRALVVPPDVSDSSVEQEQQHSSYSKQRNYKNDSDSFPSDVSSRNTMPEEPLSSRNSPSICDSLSFRRPDLSGADSSSHHSPSHASPEQRERAKKEAVEAQWRKGGAEEKVGREAGSSSIEEEVLTAANDSVCSDSIPSVVDEKADSTSVATEYSLKFDESMTEDEIEERSFRSLLPSEAHRRGTMEKKTHHHEESEDDGAHHNTTLVPGAHNILKSHDANMAFSGGQDSFSQFTMDMVRQYMKDEEVRLQHQSSLLHLRQKAVKEKTRTELAWLEHQKKRLRDKGEDDKMPPIRKKQRGLLMKLQQEQAEIRRLQEANKAARKERQLLLKQQEEIERMRNSTLRLKERLKYAGDEALSETPVSETPVFEAAPPNTRPPDNIRCPSPSQSISGSETSSIMQRLKKMRSQMDEKFLTKREQQLMQRRHHAEELLQWKQRLDREEAEVRRMEKEALAVWDGQTARDAAESQEKEVSDISPSSSRHRSPERRADSDKELVSEADCSTATPGSSIHTEGLASRQPGSPSSGQPDSIIETPLASVRSSHANYTPDFTSASRSPSRQSPLKGSHSPAASPSDCSSRTKMQLHPSPRTANQAQPSESLMPMQAEPISDQSDIESRIKALKGELRKRKFMAYQLKKEQKKRNKERLKAKEASLLKQLESYNTFIEKTKAELNKEPDSTPDTRSQVEDSTSKEEQTGIKPPAHRSEAGQLPQRTQSASLDQNALSHLDHSGSTSVPEEMSDEEPPTVTPTPVYGSPECPPSRTRSPLSTEERLRTSSEEGQAQMIVSGAEIVVSHRRADMQDEPEVEVSSHLEDRQHSEHLLKLEKEDRLNSGEKMSASKHLSSHTSEGQHSPSVSIERDRIRTRETSKAEEAVKSNILSNESHSASSSDRSGSPNSVGFPSKKEATMKDVEDSPPVVDGYHDDFEYSLDSSPRQVRQGSGPPSQISVGPTEIKSSRDNVPGRDAPYDSHDEEVEEELAEELSPRSCTGGASPQSARLLDLRNHTEDSKHDDKDIVNSTRSPPILPVGDEMPSFSIADRVLVGGVQPGTLRFKGPTRFANGFWAGVELDKSEGSNNGTYDGVVYFECDESHGIFAPPDKITHLPDKFEIYTDTTEDEDSFFDGLSDKGGDERLTDERQSPKEGSLDGEKEQTYKKVSGFGDKKITDESVHKTGSHLNSSHYKEAKTPVSNGNAKDIMLDFEEAPTSLLISDIDEIDLGGPSRTGDTPRVQREEVDSKHQFVSADLSADIRHVERDPTDRNLLETFTDKFLNNCVKDTLAQFAEIKKAKEQKIEAANQMNGDLFGEHVEEEEWFTSVQQKDGLPFFIHAEKEELSSPELCNRPESPVLGASGQEELAKRLAELELSRELLDELGDEQDWFDEDFGLSSRREQQRLKQMEEEEEERLGRCDPSVIAALGGLVSSSGGEQQAKTPPRPELPLPLPPKLPEQPAMVVPHSASEVEKMVHAATQEIWESCGLGREGAQTLSQLPSPKPSPGYLGKDASGEDPKSLCVRSYRKAVYDLTWEMLEEIYTEDPDVDQPQWVKPRRVRSSFFHGVKTPGDLSKIQEFISAEVLKMYGLTKDHSQKTDWQKMLKFGKKTRDRVDHILVQELHEEEAQWVNYDEDELFVKMQLADSIFDALLKDTANVLTLIYDKRAKRENGPS; the protein is encoded by the exons atgagagagatgaggagcagcaggaggcctgAAGTGTCGCTGAAGAAATCTGCTCAGCATCTTACGGATCACAATATTGGCACAG AGCTGACAAATGCATGGAAAGGATTGTCCCAGTCCAAAGCTgct TTGCGGCATATAGAAAACCGTCTAGAGGCAGCCCCAGGCACAGGGGTGGTCATGGACTCTGTCATGGACCCCCCAAAGAAAAAATCCTCCAGGACGGTTCGCTGCAAGG ACGGCCAACAAGCGGATGACCCTGGGGGGTCTTCAAAGCGCAGGGGACGATGTCAACAGAGTCCAGAAAAGAGCAGCTCACGCAGCCCACTGAGAAACGCCACCCAGGACAGCAATGTCCGCAGGAACAACAGCGTGGAGTTCAGGGAACCGTTGGCCTCCTACAG ggaggTCACCCCTCCACCACATCCCTCCTCTCCGCTGGAGGCCTACAGCCTGCAGTCAGTGCCAGGGCCTTCGCACCCATCATCTCCGCCCCCCTCCGATCCTCTGCTCAGCCAGCTGGTCTACCAAAGAGACACCAGGGATAAGCAGACGGACGGGGACCTTGACAGCACACGCTCCTCGGCTCTGGAGAGCACAGAGGTTCGCTACCTCAATGACCAGCCAGCCCTGGACACCTTGAGGACTATTGGAAAGCAGGCACATCTCACGGCTGTAAGAGTCTCTGCATGGGAGGCACAACCTGGTATGGATAGCCAAGAGTCGAGCCCGTGTCTAGCCGCGGCCCGAGGCTCCACGCACCGAACGGAGAGCACTCCCTCCACCAGCCCCGGCTCAGCTTCCCAGCGGCTGGAGAACCTGAGGCGACATCAACCTGACGATAAGCTGGAGAAGCTCAAAGAGCGTATTCGAAGGCAGAGGCAACATCTGGAagagtctgcagagagagaaaagctgcTGGGCTATCTGGAACAGCCAGTTACAGCAGCTGTGGGGAGTAACAATGCCGGTACCAGCAACATGCCCACGGCCCTTATACGGAAAGTAGCggctgcacctcctgcacctatATACAAAG GTTTCAACACAACTGAGACAAAGATCCGGACTGCCGATGGGAGAGTTtggaaggaggaggatttcCATAACCTCAGCAGCGAAATATACAGAGACCTTTCACGACAGTTTGCTG AGAGCACCATatccagacagcagcagcagcagagggaacaAAGCGCAGATGGATCCAAAGAAAGGAGGCCTACCAAACCAGTCAGGAAGGTCCACAGAGCTGCCCCTTCCTCTGGCGTTAGTACAAAACCAG CCATTAGCCCTGCATCATGGCGGGAAGGCCAAAAGCTGGTGAAGATGGTACTGGGTCCAGTTCCCAGGCTgcccagggaggaggagaggtcgCAGCCAGCCGACAGACCGAGCAGAACAG CTTCCCGTCACGCCTCCAGTTCAGCCCCGCGTGCGGAATCAAACCCGCGGCTTTGTCCTAACAGCACAGAAAGGCCTCAACGTGGATTTCAATCCAAAAGCCACTCCACAAACGCATCTACACCCTCTTCTGCAGATCAGGGGAAGGCTCCAGGGGGTGCAGTTACGGACCTGTTGTCAGCGGACATCCAGGGGATACTTGATGACCTTCAGCTGGAGTGTAGAGCAGCTGAACGGGAAGAGCGGTCCCGGCAAAGGTCCCGGGGAGGGAGTGGCGGgacgagagggagagggggttcAGGGTCACGAACAAGGGCTCCGGTCTCTGCTTGGGGATCTACGGCGACCACGGGTAGCTACTCAAGAGGCTGCCGCAGCGCCAGCCCCGCCGCGCGCCGATCAGAGGCCGCAGACGCCGGGCAGAAGAAACAACACTACGATGCGGACACAGTTCGCCAGTACATTTCCAGACAAcaagagcagaggaagaggcgACGTGCTGAGGAGAAGAggcagcagagagaggaggcggagagtaGAAACCAGAGGCTGCAAGACCTCTACAGGAAGCAAAAAGAAGCGGCTAAAACGGCGGCCCTTCCTGGCGGGGCGCCTGTGGCCCCGGTCCAGAAGCGACTCCAGGAGACTTACACCAAACTGCTTCTGGAGGAGGCCCAGCTGGACAGGGAGGCCACAGGGAGACAACTCGCTGCTCCTTTCAGTCCCATG CAGAGGCCGATGTACCAGCCCTCCGGAGAGTCGGACAAAGAGAACAAAAGACTGGAGGCCCCGCAGAGTCCCTCGAGCAGCGATAGGTCTTTGAATGAGCAGCCACCACCTCCATTATCCAG GAATGACCTGGAGATTGGTGTTGCCTCTCTGCTTCAGCCTGACCGTCTGAGCCCGGCTGGTCATCCTACGACTGGTCCCGGCAGCAGTGGGATGGCGCCTTTCGGGGATCCTCTCCTCTCACAGCTTCTCCGGCTGGAGACTGCGCTGGCAGCTAGTGACCTAAAGCACACCAAGCGGCCGGCCACGGCACCTGCCAACAGGTCCACCCGCATTGAGGCGCTCAAGGCCACAGCCGCGTCCCTCTCCAACCGAATAGAGAGCGAGGCCCGCAAGCTCGCTGGGGAGGGGATCAACTACGGCATTGAAACATCAATAGACGGGGATGCTATTAGACCCTTTCAAGGTAATATTGCTGATGGTTGCTGGGCAGAAACGGCCGCTCCAGAGAACGATGGCGTCGCCTTGAGGATCCAGAGGATTTTGACTAGTACAGGTCATAGTTCGTACAATGGCACAGCTCTTCCAGGAACAGGCGATCTGCACGccgccaggagagagagagaagagaaaggcacacacaccGTTTTGACTAATCCACAAACAACTGCTGGTCTAACGCCAATTCTCAACAGTTACGCTCATTTAAAGGGGAGGCTGGTCAACGGCCTGGACACGGTGGAGAGAGTGGAACAAAGGGCGGGGTGTGGACTGAACGACGGGAAGGAAAGGAGTCAGACAGACCTCCACAACTCAAGTGCTGGTTCCATCAGCGAGGGTCCTCTTCTGAGTGAAGGGAGTTTTTCTGAGGATGATCCGAGCCCCCCTCAGCCCTCCCACAATCGCGTACCTAGATCGGCAGATCGCCTGATGACAGTGGACCGCTGCACGGATCAAAGAAGGGATTACCAGCGGCTGTCAGAGTTCCAGAGAGAGGCAGCAAAGTGCTCGGCCCTCAGCTCACCCGGTGCACAGCATGACGGTGGTAAAGCAGCCTGGGAGGAGCTGAACAAGGGAAGCCCTCTAAGTGTAATCAACATTTTCACTAAGAATCTTCATGGCCATGTCGCAG TGAGTGAGAGGAACTCTCCTTCAGCCCGTTCTTTAAACTCTGCAAATGGTCTCGTGGACGCAGCTGTCTATGAAGATGATTTTGTGTCATCACACAGCAGCGGAGCCAGTGGCCGGTTAAAGAGAGGCTCCCATTCTCGCAG TGTGAACAGCCATTTTGAGGAGCTGATGAGAAGGTCTCCTTATGAAAAAAGTATAGGAGGCATCAATTCCTACCATTCATCCTTTCACTCGTCTATTCACTCGCCGCATCTTTCCTCTGGTTCAACATCTGGCTCTTCACCCTTCTCCAAGCACTCTGCCAGAAAAAGAG GCACAGCATCAGACCAGAGTGATGGCACCCTGgtaggagagcagaggagtccCTGCTCACCGCCTTCAGAGGAGTTTTCTTCTGACTCCAGGAAGAGGGGCTCAGACAAAAGCTCAACCCACAGCCAGACCAAGAGTGCCGCCTCTAATGACACCACAGGGGAACATTCAGGGCTTTCTCAACAAAG TTTGGGTCTTGACAGTCGGAACTCTCCAGCCGCCAGGCCTAAACAAGCTTCTCCGTCTGGCTCTCCATACTCTGGTTCTCCCCCAGAGGCAGGCTCCCCCAGTGAACCTGGGTGGCGAAGTGCAAATTATCCAAACACAGGCCCCACAGCTCGCAATGGCAGAGCCGAGCCCAAGACCACAG gtGAACTACAGTATTCACCTGCCGTCTTGCAGCAGCGCATGGCGGCAGAGCTAGAGTACCTGGAGTCCTACGAGGAGTCGGTCCGACATCTGGGAGACGTGGAGAGGGTGATGGGCGTGTCCATGGCTCAGCAGGAGAGCATCTCCCTGGCCCAGATGCTCAAG GCCAGGCAAGAGTCCCATGCGCGTGACCTCTATGAGCTAAAGATCAAGGCGGAAAGGGAAGCCCTGGAGACACAGTTACAGTTAGAGGAAAACCGGCAGAGAGTGGCCcgg GCTCATATAGAACTGCAGGACAACTTGGCAACAAATCAAAAGGAGACCTTGAAAGGCCTCCAGGAGGCAACTACCAAGTTGATGACTCAGCAGGCTGAGACAGCACGATACACAGCTGACACGGCCCGACACATCAAAGAG ATGACAGAACTGGCACAGTCGCAGATAACGAGAGCTCTGGTTGTCCCCCCTGATGTTTCGGATTCCTCCGTGGAACAGGAGCAACAACACAGCTCCTACTCAAAGCAGCGAAATTACAAAAATGACTCTGACAG CTTCCCTAGCGATGTGTCGAGCAGAAACACTATGCCAGAAGAACCGTTGTCTTCACGGAACAGCCCCAGTATCTGTGATTCTCTTTCCTTCAGAAGACCGGACCTCAG TGGCGCAGACTCTAGCAGTCATCACAGCCCGTCGCACGCCTCGCCAGAGCAGAGGGAACGGGCGAAAAAAGAGGCGGTAGAAGCGCaatggaggaaaggaggcgCTGAAGAGAAGGTGGGGAGGGAAGCAGGCAGCAGCTCCATAGAGGAGGAAGTTCTAACGGCAGCCAATGACTCCGTCTGCAGTGACAGCATCCCCTCTGTAGTGGATGAGAAAG CAGACAGTACGTCAGTGGCGACGGAGTACTCCCTCAAATTCGATGAGTCCATGACAGAGGATGAGATCGAAGAACGTTCCTTCCGCTCTCTGCTGCCGTCTGAGGCGCACCGCCGCGGAACTATGGAGAAGAAGACCCACCACCATGAGGAATCGGAGGACGATGGAGCCCATCACAACACAACATTGGTTCCAGGGGCACACAATATCTTAAAG TCCCACGATGCAAACATGGCATTTTCTGGCGGACAGGACAGCTTTTCGCAGTTCACGATGGACATGGTGCGTCAGTACATGAAGGACGAGGAGGTAAGACTGCAGCACCAGAGCTCCCTGCTGCATCTCCGCCAGAAAGCTGTCAAAGAGAAGACAAGAACTGAGCTGGCCTGGCTAGAGCACCAGAAAAAGAGGCTGAGGGACAAGGGCGAGGACGACAAGATGCCACCCATCAGGAAGAAGCAGAGGGGCCTTCTGATGAAACTACAGCAGGAACAG GCTGAGATTAGGCGGCTTCAGGAGGCCAACAAAGCCGCCAGGAAGGAAAGGCAGCTTCTgctgaagcagcaggaggagattgAGCGGATGAGAAACTCGACACTCCGACTGAAGGAACGTCTCAAATATGCTGGGGATGAAGCGCTGTCT GAGACTCCTGTTTCAGAAACCCCCGTGTTCGAGGCAGCCCCCCCCAATACGAGACCTCCGGATAATATCCGCTGCCCCTCGCCCTCACAATCCATCTCTGGAAGTGAGACCAGCAGCATCATGCAGAGGCTCAAGAAGATGCGCTCTCAAATGGATGAGAA GTTCCTGACTAAGCGGGAGCAGCAGCTGATGCAGAGGCGTCACCAtgctgaggagctgctgcagtggaAACAGCGTCTGGACCGGGAGGAGGCAGAGGTTCGTAGGATGGAAAAGGAGGCCCTGGCCGTATGGGACGGGCAAACCGCTCGGGACGCGGCAGAGAGCCAGGAAAAAGAGGTGTCGGACATTAGCCCAAGCTCCAGTCGCCATCGCAGCCCAGAGCGCAGAGCTGACAGCGACAAAG AGTTAGTGAGTGAGGCCGACTGTTCCACGGCGACACCTGGGTCCAGTATACACACCGAGGGACTCGCGTCCCGGCAACCAGGAAGCCCGTCTTCAGGTCAACCTGATTCCATCATCGAAACGCCTTTGGCCTCTGTGAGGAGCAGCCACGCAAATTACACCCCGGACTTCACCTCGGCTTCCCGGTCACCTAGCAGACAA TCTCCACTCAAAGGCAGCCACAGCCCTGCTGCCTCTCCTTCTGATTGCAGCAGCAGAACCAAGATGCAGCTTCACCCCTCGCCCCGGACCGCCAACCAGGCTCAGCCAAGTGAATCCCTCATGCCGATGCAGGCTG AACCCATTTCAGACCAGAGTGACATAGAGAGCCGTATCAAGGCCCTGAAGGGAGAACTCCGAAAACGAAAGTTTATGGCCTACCAGCTAAagaaagagcagaagaagaggaacaaaGAGCGCCTGAAGGCCAAGGAGGCCAGCCTACTGAAGCAGCTGGAG AGCTATAACACCTTCATTGAGAAAACTAAGGCAGAACTGAACAAAGAGCCAGACTCAACCCCTGACACGAGGTCCCAGGTTGAAGATTCCACCTCAAAAGAAGAGCAGACCGGCATTAAACCACCTGCTCATAG GTCTGAAGCTGGCCAATTACCTCAAAGGACGCAAAGTGCTTCATTGGATCAGA ATGCCCTATCTCACCTTGATCACAGTGGTTCCACCTCAGTGCCTGAAGAAATGTCTGATGAAGAACCGCCGACAGTCACTCCGACTCCAGTGTATGGCAGCCCAGAGTGTCCGCCCTCAAGAACCAGGAGCCCCCTGTCCACGGAGGAACGTTTAAGGACTTCCTCTGAGGAAGGCCAGGCACAGATGATTGTCTCTGGGGCAGAGATCGTTGTGTCCCATCGAAGAGCCGACATGCAGGATGAGCCGGAGGTGGAAGTAAGCTCCCATTTGGAGGATCGACAACATTCTGAACATCTCCTCAAACTGGAAAAGGAAGACCGACTCAACTCCGGAGAGAAAATGTCTGCATCTAAACATCTTTCCTCTCACACGAGTGAAGGTCAACATTCTCCATCCGTTAGCATAGAACGTGATAGAATAAGGACAAGGGAAACATCGAAAGCTGAAGAAGCTGTAAAATCGAATATTCTCTCCAACGAGTCACATTCTGCCTCGTCCAGCGACCGTTCCGGCTCCCCCAACTCTGTTGGCTTCCCTTCAAAGAAAGAGGCAACCATGAAGGATGTTGAGGACTCTCCTCCTGTTGTAGATGGCTATCATGATGACTTTGAGTATTCATTGGATTCTTCGCCCAGGCAGGTGCGTCAGGGTTCAGGGCCTCCCTCTCAAATCTCAGTCGGCCCTACAGAGATCAAGAGCTCCAGAGACAACGTCCCTGGCCGAGACGCACCTTATGACAGCCACGatgaggaggtagaggaggaacTAGCTGAAGAGCTGAGTCCCCGTTCATGCACTGGTGGAGCCAGTCCCCAATCTGCGAGACTGCTGGATCTTCGTAACCACACCGAAGACTCAAAACATGACGACAAGGATATCGTTAATTCCACCCGCTCACCACCCATTTTGCCCGTTGGAGATGAAATGCCGAGTTTCAGCATCGCAGATCGAGTTCTCGTTGGCGGTGTTCAGCCGGGCACCTTGAGATTCAAAGGTCCAACCAGATTCGCCAACGGCTTCTGGGCCGGCGTGGAGTTGGATAAGTCTGAGGGGAGCAACAACGGCACGTACGACGGGGTGGTGTACTTCGAATGCGATGAGAGCCACGGTATCTTTGCTCCCCCGGACAAGATAACACACCTGCCGGACAAGTTTGAGATCTACACGGACACCACGGAGGATGAGGACTCGTTTTTTGATGGTCTGTCGGATAAAGGCGGAGATGAACGCCTAACAGATGAGCGTCAGTCTCCGAAAGAAGGAAGTCTGGATGGTGAAAAGGAGCAAACTTACAAGAAGGTCTCTGGGTTTGGCGATAAAAAGATAACTGATGAGTCTGTTCACAAGACCGGATCCCACCTCAATTCCAGccattacaaagaagccaaGACTCCCGTCTCTAATGGCAACGCGAAGGACATAATGTTGGATTTTGAAGAAGCACCGACCAGTCTCCTCATCTCTGATATCGACGAGATCGACCTTGGGGGGCCGAGTCGGACGGGCGACACTCCCCGCGTTCAGAGGGAAGAAGTAGACTCAAAACACCAATTTGTTTCTGCCGATCTTTCTGCAGACATCAGGCATGTTGAGAGAGATCCAACGGACAGAAACTTACTGGAAACATTTACTGACAAGTTCCTCAACAACTGTGTGAAAGACACTTTGGCGCAGTTTGCTGAAATTAAAAAGGCCAAAGAGCAAAAGATAGAAGCTGCCAACCAAATGAATGGAGACCTTTTTGGTGAACatgttgaagaagaagaatggtTCACTTCAGTGCAACAAAAAGATGGTCTTCCCTTCTTCATACATGCAGAAAAAGAAGAGCTTTCGTCTCCAGAGCTGTGTAACCGACCT GAGAGTCCAGTGTTGGGGGCCAGTGGTCAGGAGGAGCTCGCCAAGCGACTAGCAGAGCTGGAACTGAGCCGCGAGCTGCTCGATGAGCTGGGTGACGAGCAGGACTGGTTTGACGAGGACTTTGGCCTCAGCTCTCGTAGAGAGCAGCAGCGACTCAagcagatggaggaagaggaggaagagaggctgGGGAGGTGTGACCCGTCAGTCATAGCGGCCCTGGGGGGGCTGGTCTCCTCATCCGGCGGGGAACAGCAGGCTAAGACTCCACCTAGACCCGAGCTCCCTCTGCCCCTGCCCCCTAAGCTACCTGAGCAGCCCGCCATGGTCGTGCCCCACTCCGCCTCAGAGGTGGAGAAGATGGTCCATGCCGCCACTCAGGAGATCTGGGAGAGCTGCggcctggggagggagggagcgcagACCCTGTCCCAGCTGCCGAGTCCCAAACCCTCACCAGGGTATCTGGGTAAAGACGCCAGCGGCGAGGACCCGAAGTCCCTCTGCGTCCGCAGCTACAGAAAG gcTGTGTACGACCTGACGTGGGAGATGCTCGAGGAGATCTACACTGAGGATCCCGACGTTGATCAACCTCAGTGGGTCAAACCACGTCGAGTTAGGTCCTCCTTCTTCCACGGAGTGAAGACGCCGGGAGACCTCTCCAAGATCCAG GAATTCATCTCAGCAGAGGTACTGAAGATGTATGGTCTGACCAAAGATCACAGCCAGAAGACCGACTGGCAGAAGATGCTCAAATTTGGCAAAAAGACACGAGACAGAGTTGATCATATTCTG gttcAGGAACTCCATGAGGAGGAAGCTCAGTGGGTCAACTATGACGAGGACGAGCTGTTTGTCAAGATGCAGCTGGCGGACAGCATCTTTGACGCTTTGCTGAAGGACACCGCTAACGTGCTGACGCTGATCTACGACAAGAGGGCCAAGAGGGAAAACGGCCCGTCTTGA